One genomic region from Leifsonia poae encodes:
- a CDS encoding ROK family protein: MKNASGVGAGTNLDAVRRHNLATVLGMVHRGGPGPRSALTQATGLNRSTVGALVGELVDLGLVVELDPETSNRVGRPSPVVVADGRVVALAVNPEIDAVTVGVVGLDGSLHRLVRRPTGNVPSAVEAVTIAAAVIDGLRPELEAATRIVGIGVALPGLVRESDGVVRLAPHLEWVDEPFAAQLAEATGFPVHAANDARSGANAERLFGAGRGAGHLVYLNGGASGIGAGVIVDGVPLTGVSGYAGELGHTLVNSAGIRCHCGAIGCLETEVSQRALLRVLGLPSAAPDELDRALASAVETGDASVVAEIERQLGFLATALRTATNVFNPELIVLGGFLGSLDAALPDRLSGLVAEQALGASAEHLAIVRAELGSRILMIGAAELAFAPLLAAPAA; the protein is encoded by the coding sequence ATGAAGAACGCGAGCGGGGTCGGAGCCGGGACCAATCTGGATGCGGTCCGCCGCCACAATCTGGCGACCGTCCTCGGCATGGTCCACCGGGGCGGGCCCGGACCGCGATCCGCGCTCACGCAGGCGACCGGGCTCAACCGTTCCACCGTCGGGGCGCTCGTCGGTGAGCTCGTCGACCTCGGGCTCGTGGTGGAGCTCGATCCGGAGACGAGCAACCGGGTCGGCCGGCCGAGTCCGGTCGTCGTCGCCGACGGTCGCGTCGTGGCGCTCGCCGTGAACCCTGAGATCGACGCGGTGACGGTCGGTGTCGTCGGTCTCGACGGTTCTCTTCACCGGCTCGTGCGGCGCCCGACGGGGAATGTGCCGTCGGCGGTGGAGGCCGTGACGATCGCGGCGGCCGTCATCGACGGGCTTCGCCCCGAACTCGAGGCCGCCACCCGTATCGTCGGCATCGGTGTCGCCCTGCCCGGTCTGGTGCGGGAGAGCGACGGCGTCGTGCGGCTGGCACCGCATTTGGAATGGGTCGACGAACCGTTCGCGGCGCAACTCGCCGAGGCGACGGGTTTCCCGGTGCACGCGGCCAACGACGCCCGGTCGGGCGCGAACGCGGAGCGGCTCTTCGGCGCCGGTCGCGGAGCCGGCCATCTCGTATACCTGAACGGTGGCGCCTCGGGCATCGGCGCCGGTGTGATCGTCGACGGCGTCCCGCTCACCGGGGTCTCCGGATACGCGGGGGAGCTGGGCCACACCCTCGTGAACTCGGCCGGCATCCGGTGCCATTGCGGGGCGATCGGCTGTCTGGAGACCGAGGTGAGTCAGCGGGCGCTGCTGCGTGTTCTCGGGTTGCCCTCCGCCGCGCCCGACGAGCTCGACCGGGCGCTCGCGTCGGCAGTCGAGACCGGCGACGCATCGGTGGTGGCCGAGATCGAGCGCCAGCTCGGATTTCTCGCGACCGCCCTCCGCACGGCCACCAATGTGTTCAACCCGGAGCTGATCGTGCTCGGCGGTTTCCTCGGCTCCCTCGATGCGGCGCTGCCCGATCGGCTCTCCGGCCTGGTCGCCGAGCAGGCTCTCGGCGCCTCGGCCGAGCATCTGGCGATCGTGCGAGCCGAGCTGGGTTCGCGCATCCTCATGATCGGTGCCGCGGAGCTCGCGTTCGCGCCCCTGTTGGCCGCTCCGGCCGCCTGA
- a CDS encoding multidrug effflux MFS transporter has product MTTVVHPGDSLSGRQRLAYILVLGALTALGPFTIDTYLPALPTLEKEFDVSTAVIQLTLTATTIGFGVGQLVVGPWSDKVGRRLPLILATIVHILSCVAAALAPNVELLAVARAFQGIGAAAGGVVAMAMVRDLFGGRPLVRMLSRLALVNGLAPVLAPVLGSQLLLVMPWRGIFVVLALYGLFVVLCVSLWIVETLPKARRQDAGHSTVRQRYKSVLSDRIFVGIAIVGAMNFTGLFSYLSSSSFVFQDIYHFDAQQYGLLFAVNSIGVIIGVQSASRLTKYVGPQWILAVSTIVMFVSAVTIVVLDQAHTGLWGTVIPLWFFIAACGFGFPCVQVLALNAHGHEAGTAASLLGALNFGIAGIISPIVGILGVGSAAPMGLVMAVCAAVSIAALWLIVRPRTVPALAH; this is encoded by the coding sequence GTGACTACCGTCGTGCACCCCGGTGACTCGCTCTCCGGCCGGCAACGCCTCGCCTACATCCTCGTGCTCGGGGCGCTGACAGCGCTCGGGCCGTTCACGATCGACACCTACCTTCCGGCGCTGCCGACGCTGGAGAAGGAGTTTGACGTCTCCACGGCCGTCATCCAGCTCACCCTCACCGCCACGACCATCGGGTTCGGCGTCGGGCAGCTCGTGGTCGGGCCGTGGAGCGACAAGGTCGGTCGCCGGCTACCGCTCATCCTGGCGACGATCGTGCACATCCTCTCCTGCGTGGCGGCGGCGCTCGCGCCGAACGTCGAGCTGCTCGCGGTCGCGCGCGCCTTTCAGGGCATCGGCGCCGCGGCCGGCGGCGTGGTTGCCATGGCGATGGTGCGCGACCTGTTCGGTGGTCGGCCCCTGGTGCGGATGCTCAGCCGGCTCGCGCTGGTCAACGGGCTCGCCCCGGTGCTGGCGCCGGTGCTCGGTTCGCAGCTGTTGCTCGTGATGCCGTGGCGCGGGATCTTCGTCGTCCTGGCGCTCTACGGCCTGTTCGTCGTGCTCTGCGTCTCGCTCTGGATCGTGGAGACACTGCCGAAAGCGCGCCGTCAAGACGCCGGCCACTCCACGGTGCGCCAGCGCTACAAGTCGGTTCTGAGCGACCGGATCTTCGTCGGCATCGCCATCGTCGGCGCGATGAACTTCACCGGGCTCTTCTCCTATCTGTCGTCGAGCTCCTTCGTCTTCCAAGACATCTACCATTTCGACGCCCAGCAATACGGTCTTCTTTTCGCGGTCAATTCCATCGGCGTGATCATCGGTGTGCAGTCGGCCTCGCGGCTGACAAAGTACGTCGGGCCGCAGTGGATCCTCGCCGTCTCGACGATCGTGATGTTCGTGTCGGCGGTCACCATCGTCGTGCTCGACCAGGCTCACACCGGCTTGTGGGGAACGGTCATTCCGCTCTGGTTCTTCATCGCGGCCTGCGGATTCGGCTTCCCCTGCGTGCAGGTGCTCGCCCTCAATGCGCACGGGCACGAAGCGGGAACGGCGGCCTCGCTGCTCGGCGCCCTCAACTTCGGCATCGCCGGAATCATCTCGCCGATCGTCGGGATCCTCGGTGTCGGAAGCGCGGCGCCCATGGGGCTGGTGATGGCCGTGTGCGCCGCCGTGAGCATCGCCGCGCTCTGGCTGATCGTCCGTCCGCGCACGGTCCCGGCGCTCGCGCACTGA
- a CDS encoding phosphatase PAP2 family protein gives MGQPDEIERAAKTSRRWPLISASVAVALVVVLGVVIAFRPTEPFAIDLGWMDEIAEHRSPFWTVPALFFNSVGGGIVGSVAIPLLIFLALLAFRRPWGATFFAVASLVSALCVQLLKVSVGRARPTDILVTSDAGSFPSGHTANAATMVVVLAILFPRVWVWIAGAAWALLMAVSRTYLGAHWLSDTVGGLLLGAGIAVMVWAPLALRLAHERALPHPFLRAR, from the coding sequence ATGGGTCAACCGGATGAGATCGAGCGGGCGGCGAAGACCAGCCGGCGCTGGCCGCTCATCTCCGCCTCGGTCGCCGTCGCCCTGGTGGTCGTCCTCGGTGTGGTCATCGCGTTCCGGCCGACCGAGCCGTTCGCGATCGACCTGGGCTGGATGGACGAGATCGCCGAACACCGTTCGCCCTTCTGGACGGTGCCGGCGCTGTTCTTCAACTCGGTGGGCGGGGGCATCGTGGGGTCGGTCGCGATCCCGCTGCTCATCTTCCTGGCGCTTCTGGCGTTCCGACGCCCGTGGGGCGCCACCTTCTTCGCTGTGGCGAGCCTCGTCTCGGCTCTGTGCGTACAACTCCTCAAAGTGTCGGTGGGCCGCGCACGCCCGACGGATATCCTGGTGACCTCGGACGCCGGATCGTTCCCGTCGGGGCACACCGCCAACGCGGCGACGATGGTCGTCGTACTGGCGATCCTGTTCCCCCGGGTATGGGTGTGGATCGCCGGGGCGGCATGGGCCCTGCTCATGGCAGTGAGCCGCACCTACCTGGGTGCGCACTGGCTGAGCGACACGGTCGGCGGGTTGCTGCTCGGTGCCGGTATCGCCGTGATGGTCTGGGCTCCGCTGGCCCTGCGGTTGGCGCACGAGCGGGCGCTTCCGCATCCATTCCTCCGCGCGAGGTAG
- a CDS encoding ROK family transcriptional regulator produces MSEPVAPEAASAAAGETSPAPGSAPGSVTRVMLEILIHGPLSRVELAQRLGLSGPSLTRITKPLIASGRLFEGAPQVRAAGRPLQPLDLDPSSEYFAGVKLTGNAVYSVMADLRGAVRAQHEEPLAGRDPETVADAVARSVRAFGSAFRPLGGVGISLGGNSADGRFVDESHFLEWRDVPLADLVEQRLGLPVVVANDVNALTQAQRWFGGGRGLDTFVVVTIGAGVGMGLVAGGELVAGATGAVGSIGHQLLAWSEAVCWRGHHGCASALLATDAVERAAARASGLPVGDVVFDDVLRGAERGDPELRAVVDEAGTALGLLLANVANTLDPQKIVLAGEGARLGVVGEHAMLTAFAEGRVWRSVSTPVDVQPFEFSEWARGAAAMAIRARMLHDVPARPASD; encoded by the coding sequence ATGAGCGAGCCTGTTGCGCCGGAAGCAGCCTCCGCGGCGGCGGGCGAGACCTCACCGGCGCCCGGAAGCGCGCCCGGTAGCGTCACCCGGGTGATGCTCGAAATCCTGATCCACGGTCCGCTCTCGCGAGTTGAACTGGCACAGCGGCTGGGGCTCTCCGGGCCGAGCCTCACGCGGATCACCAAACCGCTCATCGCCTCCGGTCGCCTGTTCGAAGGAGCCCCCCAGGTGCGTGCGGCCGGCCGGCCACTGCAGCCGCTCGACCTCGACCCCTCCTCGGAGTACTTCGCGGGGGTGAAGCTCACTGGGAACGCCGTCTACAGCGTGATGGCCGATCTGCGCGGCGCCGTGCGCGCCCAGCACGAAGAGCCGCTCGCCGGGCGCGATCCGGAGACCGTCGCCGACGCCGTGGCGCGCAGCGTCCGAGCCTTCGGTTCGGCGTTCCGCCCCCTCGGCGGTGTCGGCATCAGCCTGGGCGGGAACAGCGCCGACGGTCGGTTCGTCGACGAGTCGCATTTCCTGGAATGGCGCGATGTGCCTCTGGCCGACCTCGTCGAGCAGCGCCTCGGGCTGCCTGTCGTCGTCGCGAACGACGTGAACGCCCTCACCCAGGCCCAGCGTTGGTTCGGCGGCGGGCGAGGGCTGGACACCTTCGTCGTCGTCACCATCGGCGCGGGGGTCGGGATGGGGCTCGTCGCCGGCGGTGAGCTGGTCGCCGGCGCCACCGGGGCGGTCGGCAGCATCGGGCATCAACTTCTCGCGTGGTCCGAGGCGGTGTGCTGGCGCGGGCACCACGGCTGCGCCAGTGCGCTCCTGGCGACGGATGCGGTGGAGCGCGCAGCGGCTCGCGCCTCCGGTCTCCCCGTCGGTGACGTCGTGTTCGACGATGTGCTGCGCGGTGCGGAACGCGGCGACCCCGAGCTGCGCGCAGTCGTGGACGAGGCCGGAACCGCCCTCGGCCTGCTGCTCGCGAACGTCGCGAACACCCTCGATCCGCAGAAGATCGTGCTCGCGGGCGAAGGTGCGCGTCTCGGTGTCGTCGGGGAGCATGCGATGCTCACGGCGTTCGCCGAGGGACGTGTCTGGAGAAGCGTCTCCACCCCCGTCGACGTGCAGCCGTTCGAATTCTCGGAGTGGGCGCGCGGCGCGGCCGCCATGGCCATCCGCGCCCGCATGCTTCACGACGTCCCCGCCCGGCCCGCGTCGGATTAG
- a CDS encoding alpha-galactosidase produces the protein MPAEYPEPANVVSVTEDGTRAADRFVYLRSAGVGALLDLRGSLLPAIVHWGADLGDFTAGDAVALAVGDTRAWANNTADEPIRLAVLPESHTGWTGRPGLSGSRDGRAWAPRFRTTELWLHADSGTVTDTSGEPDARLSTIDGGGRIRVTAFDPEAELAVTIHLELSPAGVLRISVELQNRGDTYRLDDLAPAFPVPARGREILDFAGRWGKERTPQRRELGVGIHLREGRRGRTGPDAATLLSVGEPGFGFAGGEVWGVHVGFSGNHRHYAERLSSGEQVIGGGELLLPGEIVLARGERYRSPWVYGVYGDGLDDQARRLHRHLRARPQHPRTPRPVTLNVWEAIYFDHSLDRLLALADRAAEVGVERFVLDDGWFRHRRNDRAGLGDWYVDEEVWPGGLTPLIERVRGLGMQFGLWFEPEMVNLDSDLARAHPEWVMQTGGRIPVPSRHQQVLNLGIPEAYEYVRDRMCNILSTNDIAYIKWDHNRDLVDAGTAPRGEPGVHAQTLATYRLMAELKTRFPGLEIESCSSGGARVDLGVIEHTDRVWVSDNIDPLDRQQMNRWTHQLLPPELLGSHIASARSHSTRRVHDLGFRAATAVFGHLGIEWNLTEASPADLEQLTAWIALYRERRDLLHTGDIVRMDEVDPTFWVNGVVAQDRSSALFSLTFLGRSDAAPLGRFTLRGLDPDRRYRVRPLPIGDPSHGYHVPPWFGLAGAESARASNGVTPLSRAIPKGTVPAGTVLSGRALATAGLQTPMSYPEQAWLIELTAV, from the coding sequence ATGCCCGCTGAATACCCTGAACCCGCAAACGTCGTCAGCGTCACGGAGGACGGGACGCGCGCCGCCGATCGGTTCGTATACCTGCGCTCTGCCGGGGTCGGTGCGCTGCTCGACCTGCGCGGATCCCTGCTCCCCGCCATCGTGCACTGGGGCGCCGACCTCGGCGACTTCACGGCCGGCGACGCCGTCGCCCTGGCCGTGGGCGACACCCGCGCCTGGGCCAACAACACGGCCGACGAGCCCATCCGGCTGGCCGTTCTGCCCGAATCGCACACCGGTTGGACAGGTCGCCCCGGGCTCAGCGGCAGTCGCGACGGACGCGCCTGGGCGCCCCGGTTCCGAACCACCGAACTGTGGCTGCACGCCGACAGCGGAACCGTCACCGATACCTCCGGCGAACCGGATGCGCGACTCAGCACGATCGACGGAGGCGGCCGCATCCGGGTCACCGCATTCGACCCGGAAGCCGAGCTCGCCGTGACGATCCACCTCGAGCTCTCCCCCGCCGGAGTGCTGCGGATCTCCGTTGAACTGCAGAACCGCGGCGACACCTACCGCTTGGACGATCTGGCGCCCGCCTTCCCCGTGCCCGCCCGGGGCCGCGAGATCCTGGACTTCGCCGGGCGCTGGGGAAAGGAGCGCACACCGCAGCGCCGCGAACTCGGGGTGGGCATCCACCTGCGCGAAGGTCGACGTGGCCGAACCGGACCCGATGCGGCCACGCTTCTCAGCGTCGGCGAACCCGGATTCGGCTTCGCCGGCGGCGAGGTGTGGGGCGTTCACGTCGGCTTCAGCGGCAACCACCGGCACTATGCGGAACGGCTCTCCAGCGGCGAACAGGTCATCGGCGGCGGGGAACTGCTCCTTCCGGGCGAAATCGTCCTCGCGCGTGGCGAGCGCTACCGCTCGCCCTGGGTCTACGGCGTGTACGGCGACGGTCTCGACGACCAGGCCCGGCGCCTGCACCGGCACCTGCGTGCCCGGCCGCAGCATCCCCGCACCCCGCGACCGGTGACACTGAATGTGTGGGAAGCGATCTACTTCGACCACAGCCTCGACCGGCTGCTTGCCCTCGCCGACCGTGCCGCCGAGGTGGGAGTCGAACGGTTCGTCCTCGACGACGGCTGGTTCCGGCACCGGCGCAACGACCGTGCCGGTCTGGGCGATTGGTATGTGGACGAAGAGGTGTGGCCGGGCGGCCTCACGCCCCTGATCGAGCGGGTGCGCGGGCTCGGCATGCAATTCGGTCTGTGGTTCGAGCCCGAGATGGTGAACCTCGACTCAGACCTCGCGCGGGCGCATCCGGAGTGGGTGATGCAGACCGGCGGGCGCATCCCGGTGCCGTCACGTCATCAGCAGGTACTGAACCTCGGCATCCCGGAGGCGTACGAGTATGTGCGCGACCGGATGTGCAACATCCTTTCCACCAACGACATCGCATACATCAAGTGGGACCACAACCGCGACCTCGTCGACGCGGGCACCGCGCCCCGCGGCGAACCGGGTGTGCACGCGCAGACGCTGGCGACCTACCGGCTGATGGCCGAACTCAAGACGCGCTTCCCCGGCCTGGAGATCGAGTCGTGCTCCTCCGGCGGCGCCCGCGTCGACCTGGGCGTGATCGAGCACACCGACCGGGTCTGGGTCTCCGACAACATCGACCCACTCGACCGCCAGCAGATGAACCGCTGGACCCACCAGCTGCTCCCACCCGAGCTGCTCGGCTCCCACATCGCGTCGGCCCGCTCCCACTCCACCCGCCGCGTGCACGACCTCGGCTTCCGCGCCGCGACCGCCGTGTTCGGGCATCTCGGGATCGAATGGAACCTCACCGAGGCGTCCCCGGCCGACCTCGAACAGTTGACCGCCTGGATCGCCCTCTACCGCGAGCGCCGCGATCTTCTGCACACCGGCGACATCGTTCGCATGGACGAAGTCGACCCGACGTTCTGGGTGAACGGCGTCGTCGCTCAGGACCGCTCATCCGCCCTGTTCTCGCTGACCTTCCTCGGCCGCTCCGATGCCGCGCCGCTCGGTAGGTTCACCCTGCGCGGTCTCGACCCGGACCGACGCTACCGCGTGCGGCCGCTGCCGATCGGCGACCCGTCGCACGGGTACCACGTTCCGCCGTGGTTCGGGCTGGCCGGTGCCGAGAGCGCTCGTGCTTCGAACGGGGTGACGCCGCTGTCCCGCGCCATTCCGAAGGGCACCGTCCCAGCGGGAACCGTGCTGAGCGGCCGCGCCCTTGCGACGGCCGGCCTGCAGACGCCGATGTCGTACCCGGAGCAGGCCTGGCTGATCGAGCTGACCGCGGTCTAG
- a CDS encoding saccharopine dehydrogenase family protein, giving the protein MRILLVGAGGVGDAIAKIAARRSFYETIVVSDYDLSRAERTIAWIEARHGADVAGRFTAAAIDASDPDAVAAVARQHGVTHVMNAVEPKFVPTIFAGALAAGADYLDMAMSLSEPHPTDPYAKTGVKLGDDQFAQRGDWETAGRLALVGMGVEPGLSDVFARYAADKLFSQIDELGTRDGANLVVRDSDGNEIFAPSFSIWTTIEECLNPPVVFEKDAGWFTTPPFSEPETFDFPDGIGPVECVNVEHEEVLLMPRWIDAKRVTFKYGLGEEFIGILRTLHQLGLDSTTPVRVRSQDGPVEVAPRDVVAAALPDPATIGPRMTGKTCAGVWVTGQGLDGAPREVYLYHVSDNEWTMREYEAQCVVWQTALNPVIALELLATGVWSGTGVLGPEAFDAEPYLTLMALPVDEGGYGQSWGLRES; this is encoded by the coding sequence ATGAGAATCCTCCTGGTCGGCGCTGGCGGAGTGGGCGACGCCATCGCCAAGATCGCTGCACGACGCTCGTTCTACGAAACCATCGTGGTGAGCGACTACGACCTCAGCCGCGCCGAACGCACGATCGCCTGGATCGAGGCTCGCCACGGCGCCGATGTCGCCGGACGGTTCACCGCCGCGGCGATCGACGCCTCCGACCCGGATGCGGTCGCGGCCGTCGCCCGTCAGCACGGCGTCACCCATGTGATGAACGCCGTGGAGCCGAAGTTCGTCCCCACGATCTTCGCGGGAGCCCTGGCGGCCGGCGCCGACTACCTCGATATGGCGATGAGCCTCTCGGAGCCGCACCCGACCGACCCGTACGCGAAGACCGGGGTCAAATTGGGTGACGACCAGTTCGCCCAGCGCGGCGACTGGGAGACCGCCGGCCGGCTCGCGCTCGTCGGCATGGGGGTCGAGCCCGGGCTCAGTGATGTGTTCGCCCGTTACGCGGCCGACAAGCTGTTCTCGCAGATCGACGAGCTCGGCACCCGTGACGGCGCCAACCTCGTCGTGCGCGACTCCGACGGAAACGAGATCTTCGCGCCGTCGTTCAGCATCTGGACGACCATCGAGGAATGCCTCAACCCGCCGGTCGTGTTCGAGAAGGACGCGGGCTGGTTCACCACCCCGCCGTTCAGCGAGCCCGAGACCTTCGACTTCCCCGACGGCATCGGCCCCGTCGAATGCGTGAACGTCGAACACGAGGAAGTGCTGCTCATGCCGCGCTGGATCGATGCGAAACGGGTCACGTTCAAATACGGTCTCGGCGAAGAGTTCATCGGCATCCTGCGCACCCTGCATCAGCTGGGTCTCGATTCCACGACACCGGTGCGCGTTCGTAGCCAGGACGGGCCGGTCGAGGTCGCGCCCCGGGATGTGGTGGCCGCTGCTCTGCCGGACCCCGCGACCATCGGCCCTCGGATGACGGGCAAGACCTGCGCCGGAGTCTGGGTGACCGGTCAGGGTCTGGACGGTGCGCCGCGCGAGGTCTACCTCTACCATGTGAGCGACAACGAGTGGACGATGCGTGAGTACGAGGCCCAGTGCGTCGTGTGGCAGACCGCGCTCAACCCGGTGATCGCGCTCGAACTCCTCGCCACTGGCGTATGGAGCGGCACCGGTGTGCTCGGCCCGGAAGCGTTCGACGCCGAACCGTATCTCACCCTGATGGCCCTCCCCGTCGACGAGGGCGGCTACGGCCAGTCGTGGGGTCTCCGCGAATCCTGA